In Urechidicola croceus, a single window of DNA contains:
- a CDS encoding protease complex subunit PrcB family protein: MKYLLFFFTLTIASCNAKKESVQNVTNDTTVMKNQMKIEVLAEGSHGGYETSKYIIIKEEKTLREVFTKVNMIRRPGFPIPKIDFENEMVIALFMGQKNNGGYGISVKNIVDTDDSIEIQIKEVEPEGMTTMVICQPFYFCKIPKSDKNVVFKKVE; this comes from the coding sequence ATGAAATATCTATTATTCTTTTTTACACTTACAATTGCAAGCTGTAATGCTAAAAAAGAGAGCGTACAAAACGTAACCAATGATACTACTGTAATGAAAAATCAAATGAAAATAGAAGTATTAGCTGAAGGCTCACATGGTGGCTATGAAACTTCAAAATATATTATAATTAAAGAAGAGAAAACATTACGAGAAGTATTCACTAAAGTAAATATGATTCGTCGACCTGGTTTCCCTATTCCAAAAATTGACTTTGAAAACGAAATGGTTATTGCATTGTTTATGGGCCAAAAAAATAATGGTGGGTATGGAATTTCTGTTAAGAATATTGTTGATACTGATGATTCTATTGAAATTCAAATTAAAGAAGTTGAACCTGAAGGTATGACTACAATGGTAATATGCCAACCATTCTATTTTTGTAAAATACCAAAATCAGATAAAAATGTGGTATTCAAAAAAGTTGAGTAA
- a CDS encoding tRNA-binding protein produces MKSIITFEDFTKIDIRIGTIIEVNDFPKAHKPAYKLKIDFGDLGIKQSSAQITSLYSKEELLGKQISAVVNFKPKKIANFMSECLILGIQNDAEVILLQASESKIKNGEQIS; encoded by the coding sequence ATGAAATCAATTATTACATTTGAAGACTTTACTAAAATAGATATCAGAATTGGTACTATAATTGAAGTTAATGATTTTCCTAAGGCACATAAACCTGCTTATAAATTAAAAATTGACTTTGGAGATTTAGGAATAAAACAGTCAAGTGCACAAATAACTTCTTTATATTCAAAAGAAGAATTATTAGGAAAACAAATTAGTGCGGTAGTCAATTTTAAACCGAAAAAAATCGCTAATTTTATGAGCGAATGTTTGATTTTAGGAATTCAAAATGATGCTGAAGTAATACTATTGCAAGCATCAGAAAGTAAAATAAAAAATGGTGAACAAATATCTTAA
- a CDS encoding OmpA family protein encodes MKIARTLFVCLILIYSNVLVSQETTSSLNCSQVISVQVRAHYTNELLPNTVVQLFSNNNLIEEKTTDNLGVFTINAACGITYILKSKLEYFNETNKTFTTSNTNGVEVEFTLYLEQNGTPPPCEVLLSGLITDAFSNQPIPEVKIGLLKDNEQIDTTITDINGVYEFTIECSPDYKVSAQKIGYGKALFVVQELKSDEKIHEMITQLIPKQCNQTLNGQVLNSKTGKLIPNTKITLYNETNIVDEFHSSDGHFNFEIKCNSQYTIISSVEKYSDGTKNFSSDEIENTTKNISLKMNPLDEFTIVNNQQMIALKFLNFDLDESTISATIAKELSKVVAIMKKYPEMKIEIKTHTDSLGKDDYNLSLSDARAQSIISYITSSGIDSNRVSGRGYGETEPLINCSSDIIKCTSADHSKNRRTEILVINK; translated from the coding sequence ATGAAAATAGCAAGAACATTATTTGTATGTCTTATACTGATTTACAGTAATGTTCTTGTTTCTCAAGAAACAACTTCTTCACTAAATTGTTCACAAGTAATATCAGTTCAAGTAAGAGCACATTACACAAACGAACTTTTGCCAAATACAGTTGTTCAATTGTTTAGCAATAATAATTTAATTGAAGAAAAAACTACCGACAATTTGGGTGTATTTACTATTAATGCAGCTTGTGGTATTACTTACATATTAAAATCAAAATTAGAGTATTTCAACGAAACCAATAAAACATTTACAACTTCTAATACAAACGGTGTAGAAGTAGAGTTTACATTATACCTAGAGCAAAACGGTACACCACCACCTTGTGAAGTATTACTATCTGGTTTAATTACCGATGCATTTTCGAATCAACCAATTCCAGAAGTTAAAATTGGACTTTTAAAAGATAATGAGCAAATTGACACTACTATTACAGATATCAATGGTGTTTACGAATTTACAATAGAATGTAGCCCTGATTATAAGGTTTCAGCACAAAAAATAGGATATGGAAAAGCATTGTTTGTTGTTCAAGAATTAAAATCTGATGAGAAAATTCATGAAATGATAACTCAATTAATACCCAAACAATGTAACCAAACTTTAAATGGTCAAGTTCTAAACTCTAAAACAGGTAAATTAATTCCAAATACAAAGATTACATTGTATAACGAAACAAATATTGTAGATGAGTTCCATTCAAGCGATGGTCATTTTAACTTCGAAATCAAATGCAATTCTCAATATACTATCATTTCAAGTGTGGAAAAATATTCTGATGGAACAAAAAATTTTTCAAGTGATGAAATAGAAAACACCACCAAAAACATTTCTCTTAAAATGAATCCATTAGATGAATTTACCATTGTAAATAATCAACAAATGATTGCTTTAAAATTTTTAAATTTTGATTTGGATGAATCTACAATTTCGGCAACAATTGCAAAAGAACTTAGTAAAGTTGTTGCTATCATGAAAAAATATCCTGAAATGAAAATTGAAATTAAAACCCACACTGACAGCCTTGGAAAAGATGATTATAATTTAAGTCTTTCTGATGCAAGAGCACAATCTATTATTTCTTATATTACATCATCTGGTATAGATTCAAATAGAGTTTCTGGTCGTGGTTATGGTGAAACAGAACCATTAATTAATTGTTCATCTGATATAATAAAATGTACATCTGCAGATCATTCAAAAAATAGAAGGACAGAAATTCTTGTTATCAACAAATAA